Sequence from the Herbaspirillum sp. meg3 genome:
CCAGGAGCAGACCTTGGGTATTAATCGCTTTTCCAGTAATCCCCGTTGATCAAACACGTCCCATATGCTTCAACTGCCCCTTGCCAGAAGAAGTCTCAAAATTTGACGGATTGCCCAGCATTAACTAGCGGCCCTCATTTTCATCCGCATGCGTCAAATGCTTGCATAAAACACAATTAAAATGCTGAGTAGTATCGGAGATTTCCTGATTGTTAAGTCGGTACTTCGGGAGCAAAAATGAGACTCCTTCTTCAACATTAAAAAGATAAATGCCGTGTAGTAAGTGGTATTTATCCGGAGACTCACTATGCCCAGATCGAAGAATTCATCTGTTTCCTCGCTAGCTTTCGCTTTTGTCGGCATAGTGCTGCTGATAATAGTGGGCCTTGAAGTTTGGAAGGCGCTCCAAGAGCGAGATTTACAACTGAAAGAGACCTCGGCATCGGTGAATAACGTTGCATTTGCGTTAGCGCAGCATGCGAATGAGACACTCAAGGAAGCTGACATTGTATTGGTGGGCGTCTTGGAGCGTCTGCAACATGACGGCGTTGGCCCAGCTACGATAGAACGTACGCACAAGATTCTGGCAATTAGAGCCAAAGGGCTTACGCAGCTAAATGGGATATTTGTCTACGACGAAAATGGCAACTGGATAGTGACCTCGCAAGACAAATTGGAAACCAAGTTCAACAATTCCGACCGGGAATACTTTCGCTATCACCGTAGTCATGAGGACACGGGTCCTTACATTGGGTTGCCAATCCAAAGTCGTTCAACTGGGCGTTGGATATTGACGATCAGTCGAAGAGTGTCTAAGCCAGATGGTAGCTTCGGCGGAGTCGCACTTGCTACCTTGGATATTAGCTATTTCAAAAAATTCTATGAGAATTTTTACGTTGGCACTTCGGGGGCAATTGTACTGGGACACATGAACGGGACAATGCTATTGCGTAGGCCTTTACTTGCAGATTCAATCGGCAAAGATATGGCTAATGCATCCGTTTACCGAGACTTTGTTTCGAAGACGTTCAACGGAAATGCGTTGATTAAGTCTGCTCAAGATGGCGTGGTGCGTATAAATAGTTTTCGACGCCTCGACGACTATCCTTTATTTGTGGCTGTGGCAATGTCCCGGGCAGAGGTGTTGGCCGACTGGCGTACCGACACTCTCTTCCGCGGTGGTGTGGTATTCCTATTAATGAGTGGCCTCATATTTATCGGACGAAAACTAGGTGCACAGATACAACGCCGTGAAAGCGCAGAGTACCAATCACGCATTGCGCGTCTTGAGATAGAAGACCTCAATAGATCGTTAGAACAGCTCGCAATGCAAGACGGTCTGACTGGTTTGGCCAATCGTCGTCACTTTGACCATATGCTTGCAATAGAGCTCGCGCGATCTGTACGCGATCAAGTGCCTATGTCTCTTTTAATGCTAGACGTCGATCACTTCAAACTTTACAACGACAACTATGGCCATCTCAGGGGCGACGAATGTTTAAAAAAGATAGCTGAAGCACTACGCGCGTCCTTACAACGGCCTTCGGATCTTGCTGCACGATACGGTGGCGAGGAATTTGCGGTTATCTTGCCTAACTGCGGTGCAGAAGGTGCACTATCGGTCGCCGAACGCATTCGTTTTGAAGTACATCAGCTTGAACTTGAGCATCGATCCAATCCCAAAAGAGTGGTAACGGTTAGCCTTGGAGTCAGTACATTTGAATGTCCATCAAAAATGACGCTCCCTTCTGATCTAATTGAGGCAGCTGACGGGGCACTTTATGAGAGCAAGCACAAAGGACGTGACCAAGTAACATCGTTCGTTTCTCTGCCTTCAAATGCCGTCAGCTGCAACGCTTGATAGCATGCAACCCAAGGGAGTTTGTTTAAATAAAGAATAGATATTCTATTGAGAAGACAATTCTGCTTATGTCCGCAATCGGTGGTAAAGCAAGGTTGGCTTGAAACAGCTTTTTTATAGCGCTACGTCATATGCGTATGATCCAAAGCGTATGCGTAGTCTGCAATCGGCCAGAAGCTGCCATCCGTAACATCGCCAGCTACGACCTTATTTCATTTGTGATTCTTGTGGCGTCTAGCCCAGGCGGTCGACCAAACTCGCGCGAATACTCCCTGCTGAACTGCGTTGAACTCTGATAGCCAACCTCATATGCAGCGGCTGTGACACTGTAGCCCGCCGACACGAGCAAGGTCCGTGCTTGGAGCAAGCGTACTTTCTTTTGATATTGCAACGGACTTAACGCCGTCACAGCTTTGAAATGCCGATGGAACGCGGAGGCGCTCATGGCCGCACTGTTGGCCAGTTGTTCCACGCGCAACGGCTCCGCATACTGGCGGCGAATCTGCTGAATGCTCAGGTTGACCTTGGCCAGGGCCGTATCCGGCAACGCAATATCGCGCAACATCCATCCCATAGGCCCCTGCAATACCCGATAAAGAATCTCACGTTCATAAACTGGCGCTAACGCAGTTATGTCGGCCGGATGGCGCATGAGACGGAGCATCCTGGCCCAGGCATCGAGCAGCTCAGGTGTCACCGCTGCCACCGAGAATCCAGCGGCCTTATTCATACGATCGGCAGTATTGGGCAGGTTTTCGAGCAAATTCGAAATAATGTTGGCATCCAAGGTCAAACTGACCGCCAGATAAGGCTCGCCTGTCTCGGCGGGATGCACGACACCCGCCGCCGGCAAATCCACGGACATGACGAAATAGGTTGCTGGGTCGTAGTGTAAGCTGCGTCCTCCGACAGTCAGGGTCTTGCTACCTCTGAGAATCAAGTTGACCATGGGGTCGTAGACGGCTGCCAGCTGATGCTCTGGGATGATGCCCTGAACCATGGCGACGCGCGGTATACCGGTCTCGGTGCGGTGGTTTTGGGCGAGGGCAGTAAGGGCGCGAAGCTCGTTCAACTGATTTTCCATGTTGGGATTAAACCTCATCTTGAACTTTATTGGCAATGAAAAAGCAGGAATAGGCAGGATTGAGGCGTAAACCGGCAGGCTGACTTCCAAGTGCTTCGCTATCGTAGAGGCTCTAATTAACTACTCGGAGCTTTTCATGAACATCGTCGTTATCACTGGTGGTAGTCGCGGAATCGGTGCCAGTACCGCCCGGGAATGCGCGCGTCGCGGCCTTGGCGTTATCCTCACTTACAACAGCCAGCAAGCTAAGGCTGAGGAGGTGGTTCGACAAATTGTTGAAGATGGTGGCGTCGCTACCGCCCTCAGACTCGATGTCGGCGATTCGCACAGCTTCGGCAGTTTTCGCAGTGCAGTCGAGCGCACTTTGTCTAACGTCTGGGATGTTACGCAGCTTGCTGGACTGGTGAACAATGCCGGCTACGGCTTGTTCAATCCTATCGACTCCGTTACCGAAGCGCAGTTCGATGGCCTGATGAATGTTCACTTGAAGGGGCCGTTCTTTCTTACGCAGGCGTTATTGCCGCTGATGATGGAGGGGGCCAGCATCGTCAATTTGACCAGCGCGACGTCGCGTGTTGCTACTCCCGGGGTGGCACCCTACGCTGCCTTCAAGGGGGGACTTGAGGTCCTGAGCAGATACATGGCCAAGGAATTTGGTGAGCGACGTATTCGCGTCAACGCGGTCGCTCCTGGTGCTATTCGAACAGAACTCGGCGGTGGTCTAAATGAAGAATTTGAAGCTCTGCTGGCATCCCAGACCGCGTTGGGACGGGTTGGCGAGCCAGAGGACGTTGCGCGTGTAATCGCGACACTACTCACGCAGGACGGTGGCTGGATAAATGCGCAATCCATTGAAGTCGCCGGCGGTTACATTATCTGATTCGAAACGGGAGAAAGCCATGCTGGACCACGTATTTCTATCGGTAAGCGACATCGACCGCTCAATTGCCTTTTACACTGCGGTGCTGGCGCCGCTGGGCATCACCAATCGACATGACTACGACGGCAAGGATGGCCCGCCGGGACACCCGGACCTGAAAGGTTTTGGTGCCAACGGCCGCATGTTTTTCTGGTTGCGCGAAGGCTTAGTTGCGGGCGGTGCAGCGCATATTGGCTTCGTGGCACGTAGCCAGGAAGCAGTGAACGCCGCGTACTCAGCCGCCATAGCAGCAGGGGCCATCGACAAGGGCGCACCTTCGGCACGCGCATACTACGACCCTCGCTACTATGCCGCCAACGTGCTGGACCCGGATGGATATAGCCTGGAGTTCGTTTATAAGAGCTGGCAGCACGGAGACCAATAATGGCCGAGGCGATGGAAATTACGACCTTCTTCCTGGCCAAGAACGTGACGATGAAGGGCTTCATTGCTGCTAATGCCGACGTGGATGCATGGCTCAAGCTGCAACCCGGATTCATCCTGCGCCGCATCACCCAACGGGCGGACGGCTTGGTCACCGACATGCTGCTGTGGACATCCGCGAAGAACGGCGAGCGTGCCGCTCACGGTATCGTTACTGAACTAGCCGGCTCGCCAGTACATGCGGCCGTCGACCATTCCACGGTCGATTGGTCGGTGAACGTGTGTCGGCACTGGGTGGATTGAGATGTCCTCAATCGGTCAGAAATCGACAGCGATATCGGATATGAACAATAAAAAAGGCGGATTTCACGAGAAATCCGCCAACAGCACCAGGGGGCCACAAAAGAGTATCGACAACTTGGGTAAGAGAGATACCGATGCCGGGATAATTGCTAGGATTTGCGCGCAGCCATGTCACTGATCAGGCTATCGATGAAATCTTCGCACAACACCAACTGCTCTGCCGTCACGAACTCGTCTGGGCGATGCGCGTGATTGATGTCGCCAGGTCCGCAGACGACCGAGTCGATGCCATGTTTTCCAAAAATCCCGGCCTCAGTGCCAAAGCCAACCTTGCTCTGCTCGCCGGGCGCAGCGTGGGCCGCCACGATCTTCCGGATTTCCGCCCCCGTTGGTGTCTCCAAGGGCGGATAGTCGATACAGGGCTGCAACTGAATCGCTGATTCTTCCGCTTTTTCGCGCATCTCCGGCAGCAATACGGTATCGATGAAATCACGGATGCGCCGATCGATAGGCGCCGGATCCTGAACCGGCAAATAGCGATACTCGAACACGAATTCCGATGCTGCCGGAATCGTATTGGTGGCAATGCCCGCGTTGAACATGGTGGTGGTCATGGTGGTGTAAGGCACGTCGAACCTGGCGTCGTGCGGCCCCTGTTCCAGCTCGCGCGACTGTGCCCGCAGGAAGGCCAGCAATTCACTGCCATACTCGATGGCATTGACCGCCACATGCGGTGTCGATGAATGTGCACTACGCCCGGTGACCTGGCAGCGGAATGCACGCTTGCCTTTGTGCCCCGTCTTCATCTGCATGTTGGTCGGCTCGCCGACGATGCAACCCAGCACGTGCAATTGCCGCTGCGCCAGATCTGCCAGCAAGCGGTGCACACCCAGGCAGCCGACCTCCTCATCATACGAAAAGGCCAGGTGAAAAGGCGTCTGAGAATCAGACTCCAGGATGGCATCCACCTTCGCCAGCGCAATGGCGATGAAGGCCTTCATGTCGCAGGCGCCGCGACCGTAGAAGCGGCCATCGCGCTCGCTCAACACGAAAGGATCGGAGCTCCATGCCTGGCCGTCCACAGGCACCACATCGGTATGTCCGGACAGAATGATTCCAGGCCTCTTGCCTTGACCTACGGTAGCGAACAGGTTCGCTTTGCGGTGCTCGTCGTCATACGTGATGCGTGCGTTGATATTGCGCTGGTACAGGTAGTCCTGGATGAAATCGATCATCTGCAGGTTGGAATGCCGGCTTACCGTATCGAAGGCGATCAGCTCCCGCAAGATTTCAAGGGCGTGCTGATCAGGCTTGCGCGACTGTCCCGCCAGAGCGGTGATGGGGAAGGGTGAGTTGGTTGGCGACATGGCATTCATTGAAAAACGGCGACCTCATCCCTGTTCACAGGCCATGGGACGAGGCCGCCAAAGGAGATGACAGGATTTCAATCCGCTGCATGGCGATCGCGCACCAGCAGAACCGGAATGCAACTGAGCGTGGCAGCCGCAATCAGGTAGTAGGCAATGGCCAGCTTGTCGCCCGTCAGGACAATAAGCCAGGTGACGATTGCCGGCGTAAATCCGCCGAATACCATGACCCCAATGGCGTAGGAGATCGCCACGCCCGTCACCCGGATACTGGTGGGAAACAGTTCGCCCAGTACACCGGAAGCGCAACTTGCGTAGCAGGCCAGCAAGGCACCGATGGTAACCTGCACCAAGATCAGCGAAGCCAGGGTTGGCCATTGGGTCAGCAGATAAAACAGCGGATAGGCCAGCACCGCGGTCAACAGGGTGCCAAACAGCATCGGCATCTTGCGGCCGATACGGTCGCTCATGAGCCCCGCCAGCGGACAGCACGCCAGCATGGTGACGCCATAGGCGATCTGGCCGATATAGCTTTCCTGCAGGCTCAGATGCAGCTCGCGCACGGCGTAAGTGGAGAAGTAATTGGAGATGTAGGTGGCGATCGTCCAGAACAGCATGATCAGCACGCCCATGCCGATGGTCCGGTAGTGCTGCATCAGCGTGCTGCGTACCGGCGGTTTCCTGTGATGCGCATTGGCCAGGAAGTCCGGCGTCTCGGCCACGGTGCGGCGAATGTAGATGCCCACCGGGGCGATCAGCAAACCGAATACGAACGCCAGACGCCAGGCGCCGGCGAAGAGTTCCTCCGGAGTAAAGACACTGGAAAGCAGCAAGCCGATCAGGCCGGCCACCAGGACACCGCAGCCTTGCGACATTTGCTGGAAGGCCGCGTACAGGCCGCGCCGGCCGACCGGTGCATTTTCATGCAACATGGCCACCGCACCGCCGACTTCGCCGCCGGCGGAAAATCCCTGCACCAGCCGTCCGATTACCACGATCACCGGCGCCGCCAGGCCGATGCTGGCATAGCCCGGACAGAAGGCGATAACCGCCGTGCCGGTGGCCATGAGCAAGATGGTCAGACTCATGCCCTTCTTGCGCCCAACCCGGTCAGCATAGGCGCCGATGACCAATGCCCCCACGGGACGGGCGATGAAACCAACGCCAAAAGTCGCGAAGGTCAGGATCAACGCGACAGTGTCCGACTGCAGGGAAAAGAAGGTTTTGGAGATCGGCACGGCAAAGATGCCATAGGCGATGAAATCATAAATCTCCAGCAGGTTGCCCATGGTGGCGGCAATTGCCGCGCGCCTGGCCTGCGATTTTCTATCGACCGGAACGGCCGTAGCCACACCGACGTGTTCAGTCTCCATCCTGATGCTCTCCGTCATTGTCTTCTCCATGTTGTGGCTGCCATGGGAAAACATGGCAGGCGATTTGGCAAACGGAGTATAGGCAACTAAGATATGCCTTACAAATATGATATTAATATTCATGTATATTTATAAAGCATAGGCAAACAATATGGAAATTCGTCACCTTCGCTATTTCTCGGCCGTGGCCCATCACGGCAGTGTGGCCGAAGCCTCGCGCCGCCTGAACATCGCCCAGCCAGCATTGAGCCGGCAGATCATGGACCTGGAGGAGGAACTGAAGGCCTCGCTGTTTGTGCGCGGCGCCCGCGGCGTCACGCTCACGGCCGCCGGCCAGCAGTTCCACAAGGATGCCGAACGCCTGCTGCAGGAACTGGAAGAAGCAAAGGAGCGCGTCTCCCGCATCACCTCCGGCCAGTTGGGCTCGCTGCGCATCGGCATGACGCCCAACTACACCTGGCATCCGGCACTGCTCAAGCCCTTGCAGAAGTTTCGCCAGTCCAATCCCAGTGTCACCCTGCTGCTGGAACCATCGATGTCAGCCAGGCAGCTGGAGGACATCCAGACGGGTAAGCTGGAGGGTGGCTTTCTGGCCTGGCGCAGCGATGAAGATGCCCATCTGCAAGGCTTCACGATGTTTCGCAATCGCCTGCTGCTGGCCATTCCAGCCAGCAGCCCCATGGCCAAAAAACCGCCGGCGCGGCTCAAGGATTTGCGCGACGAGCCCTGCATCTGGTTCCCGCGTACACGCTCGCCGCGCTATTACGATTTCCTGATCCATCAATGCCTGATGGCCGGCTTTTCCCCCAAGCTGGTGCAGCTGGGCAGCGATGTCTCCACCATCCTTGGCCTGGTTGCGGCGGGCATGGGCTACTCCATCGTCTCGGATGCCTCTCGCTTCAACTGCCCGCGTGACGTGGTGCTGTTTGAGCACCCGGATCTGTCGTCTTCCTATGACGTCGAGTTCGTCTGGAGCGACGAGAGTCGCTCTCCAACGCTGGAAAATTTCATCAGCTTCCTACGGAAATACACGATGGAGTAGCGATGTCATGGTTCCGCATCCCGGCGATTTTTTGCCTGCGAGCCATACTTTCAAAGCATAGATATCTCGCATAACGGTATTTTTCGAATTAGGGCCGCATTGCTATATTCAAGCCAAGGGAGCGCTTCGTGAAGCGCTCGAGGTGCCGGAACGCCGACAGTCTCAGCCGCGGGTTCCGGTGTTGATATAGCTATTTCGATGAGTCCGTCATGTTCAATCCAGCCAAACTCCGCCTGCACACCAAACTTCGTATCGCGCTGCTGTCGACCTGGCTGGGCATCCTGCTGATCGGTGCCGCCAGTGCCTACATCACGCGAGCCGCGTTACTGGAGGAACGCAAGGCCGGCCTGGTCAACCTGGTTGATACGGCTTCGGCGGTACTCAGGCAATTTCATGCCCAGGCGATCGCCGGTCAGCTGGATGATGCACAAGCCCGGCGCCAGGCCTTGCAAGCCATGTCGAAGATGACATATGGCAGCAACGGCTATGTGACCCTCATCGACGACCGCCCGGTGGTGCTCACCCACCCCACCTTACCCAAGCTGATCGGACAGGACATGCACGACTACCTCGATGCCCGCGGACAGCCGCTGTACCGCAACATGGTCGCCGCCGGCAATCCGGGCGGAGGCGGTTTTGTCGAGTACATGGTGCGCTCACCCGACGGCCAGCAGCAGCTGCCCAAGATTACCTATGTCCAGGGATTTGCGCCCTGGCACTGGTATGTCAGCTCGGGCACCTTGCTCAACGACATCAACGAGGTAGTCTGGTCCCGCCTGCGCATCCTGCTGCTGGCCCTGCTGCTCATCGGCGGCGTGCTGACCTGGCTGCTCAATAGCATCTTCGGCCGCGTGCTGCGCAGCATGGGCGGCGAACCGGACTATGCCACGCATATCTCGCAGGAGATTTCTACCGGCAACCTTACCGTTTCGGTGCAGACCAGGCATGGCGGTAGCATGCTGAGCGCGATGGCCCAGATGCGCGAGTCGCTGATCAGGATCGTCTCTGCATCACAAGACTGCGCACGTGAAATGAGTGTAATGTCACGCGAGATCGTTGACGGCAATATGAATCTGTCGGCCCGCACCGAACGCCAGGCAGCGTCCTTGCAGCAGACCTCGGCAGCCATGCAGACCTTGACCCAGACAGTGCGTGAAACGGCCGAGAATGCCGCCCATGCCTCGAAATTTTCGACACAGGCAGCACACACCGCACAAGATGGCGGCGCCATCGTCGCCGCTGTCGTCAGCAATATGGATGGCATTGCCAGATCGGCGGCGCAAATCAACGGGTTCGTCGAACTGATCCAAGGCATCGCGGCGCAAACCAATATCCTCGCCATCAACGCCGCCATCGAAGCTGCTCGTGCCGGCACTCATGGACGCGGCTTTGCGGTAGTGGCCCAGGAAGTGCGCGCGCTGGCCGACCGTTCCGGCCATGCCGCGCAGCAGATAAAGCAACTGATCGACGCTTCCAAGGGAAATATCGCCACCGGTGTCTCGCTGGTCGATGATGCCGGCCGCATCATGAGCGCGGTGGTCGAATCCGTAACCCGGGTTTCGCAGCTGATCACCTCGATCGAACAAACTACCGATGAGCAGAAACGCAGCATCGAAGAAGTCAGCCTGGCTGTAGCAGACATCAACGACATGGCGCAGCAGAATGCCGCACTGGTGGAGGAAGCCGCCGCCAGCTCCGCCACCCTGGCCAGCCACTCGGGCGTGCTGATGTCCACCATGGCGCATTTCCGGGTAGCGGCCTGACTCGTGCTGAACTGCCGGTGTCCGGCAGCTGCCGGCATCGGCCAGAAGCAGCCATCAATAAAGATTTCGCTTTGACAAGCAGGCAGGCGTACCCTATCAAAACGAGGATAAGACATGCGCTTCATTCATACCACGATATTAGGATTTTTCTTCTGCACATCTTTGGCTCACCTTGCCGGCGCGTCCGAAGTCGACGTTGTTAACAGCCCGGTACCGGTGGTGCTACATGACCGTCTGAGCGTACAAACGGCAAGCGGCGCAGGCGATGTGCCAATACGTGTCTCACGTAATTGGAAACTTGAGCAGCCCGACATTACGAGAGCCGTTATCATCATTCATGGCTGGCCGCGTCGCGACATTGACGCAGACGAAGATCTGCAACAGCGTGCCGGCTCCTTGGCCACAGATACGCTCTTCGTCACGCCTCAATTCCTGACGGATGTTGATGTCGAGGCGCATCACCTCTCTCCGACGACATTGCGCTGGCGAGAACGCGACTGGCTGCAGGGCTACGACGCCAGATGGCCTACCCCAATCAGCGCGTTTTCAGTGATAGACCAGATTTTTACGCGGCTTGCGGACCGAAGGATTTTTCCTCATCTGAAAGATGTTGTGTTGGCGGGCCACTCTGCTGGAGGTCAGTTCGTGCAGCGCTATGCGGTGGTAGGTCATGCCTCGCAGGAGATCGTCGCTTCCCACATCCATGTCCGTTACGTCGTTGCCAATCCAGCTGCCTATCTGTACTTCGACGACAGGCGACCGCAGGCGGACGGCAGCTTTGCTGCTGTGAGCGCTCGTTGCCCCACTGCCGGAACATGGAACAATGGTCTCTCCGCCAGACTGCCTGCTTACGTGCGGCAACCAGTGGAGCCGGCCATGCTTGAAAAACACTATTTGCAGCGTGACGTCGTCTACTTGCTCGGCACCGCTGACAATGATCCCAACGCAGACGCTGTCGGTCAGTCCTGCACGTATAAAAGCCAGGGCGCAACACGCCTGGAACGCGGGCATGCATACTTCCGCTACGTGACGGCTGCAGCCGAAGCTGCTCATCTGCCACAACGGCATCGTTTGTTCGAAGTGCCAGGTGTGGCGCATCGCACATTCGCCATGTATCACTCGACGTGCGGCCTGGCAGCGGTGTTCGGCAAATCCGATTGTGAAGACGCGCTGCATTAAATGCCGAGAAGAATTCGAAAGACTGTCGCGCAACAGGCAATCGGATTGATTTTTCAATCAATCGTGATCAAGCTACAAGGAGGCACTTGAAACTTGGATTGCAGTTTGGTGCTATTAACGTCTCTTATCAGCCAGAAGCCGCTATCTGACGTAGCATCCGTCGGCGGCGCAAACTAGGAGCTGCAAATCCCGCGGTAGTGAGCACAATGCTCAAGTTGGCTAAGTGAAAATGAGCGTTCTTTGGTATATCGCTGTATGAAAATCAGGGGTGGCCGCTTGTCTATTTCGCTGCGGTGATGCCCCCGGCCTGGCCCGGGTAGACGACAAGCTCAATTGCGCATGGATAGATAGCATCGCGACCTCCTGAGGAGGTATAAATCGTCCTCGTCGGGGCGGGTGATGTCATCACGAGTCTTTGTTCTTAGGAGGTGATGGAAATCGTTCTTTGCTATTGCAAGTCAGGGGAAATGAAAGATGTTCTTTTTGATGTTGGGACTGGCTTTGCAATCGATTTAACCGCCCTAGAAAAAAAGGCCTCCCTTAAAAAGGGAAGCCTTTTAATTCCGGCCAACAACAGTCAAAACACAAATTTTTCCATCACTCCACAGTGACCGATTTTGCCAGGTTACGAGGCTTATCGACATCTGTACCACGTGCCAATGCCGTGTGATACGCCAGCAATTGCAACGGCACGACATGCAGGATTGGTGACAGCAATCCGTAGTGTTCCGGCAAACGAATGACGTGCAGGCCTTCGCTGGAGACGATGCTGGAGCCGGCATCGGCGAAGACATATAACTGGCCGCCGCGTGCGCGGACTTCCTGCATGTTGGATTTCAGTTTCTCGATTAGTGCGTCGTTCGGTGCAATCGTGACGACGGGCATTTCTTCTGTGACGAGTGCCAGAGGGCCGTGCTTGAGTTCGCCGGCGGCGTAGGCTTCGGCATGGATGTAGGTGATCTCTTTCAGCTTCAACGCGCCTTCGAGTGCAATCGGGTAATGCAGGCCGCGTCCGAGGAAGAGGGCGTTTTCTTTGCGTGCAAATGCTTCGGCCCAGGCTGCGATGCTGGGTTCCAATGCGAGCACGCTTTGCAATGCCGCCGGAAGATGGCGCATTGCTTTCAGATGCGCCGCTTCTTGCTCGTCGCTGAGCAGACCTCGGGTTTGCGCCAGCGCCAGTGTCAGCAGGAACAACGCCGCTAACTGTGTGGTGAATGCCTTGGTGGAGGCGACGCCGACTTCAACCCCGGCGCGTGTGATGTAGGCCAGTTGTGACTCTCGCACCATGGCGCTGGTGGCGACGTTACAAATCGTGAGTGTGTTGGTCATGCCTTGCGCGCGCGCATGTTTGAGCGCGGCGAGCGTGTCGGCGGTTTCGCCGCTTTGCGAGATCGTGACCACGAGTGATTTCGGATTGGGGACGCTGTCGCGGTAGCGATATTCGCTGGCGATTTCTACGTTAACCGGAATTTTGGCGATCGATTCGATCCAGTATTTGGCGGTGAGGCCGGAGTAATAGCTGGTGCCGCAGGCGAGGATGAGTACCGAATCGATGTGCTTGAAAACTTTGTGCGCGCTGTCTCCGAACAATTCCGGCATGATGCTCTCAACGCCTTCCAGTGTGTCGGCAATGGCGCGCGGCTGTTCGAAAATTTCCTTTTGCATGAAGTGCTGGTAGGGGCCGAGCTCTACCGCGCTGGTGAAGGCGTGTACGGTTTTGACTTCGCGTTCGGCCGGTTTGCCGTTGACGTCGACGATCCAATAGCGCTGCAGTTGCAGGTCGACGACGTCGCCTTCTTCGAGGTAGACGATCTGGTCGGTGGTGCCGGCCAACGCCATGGCGTCGGAGGCGACGAAATTTTGTCCGTCGCCGACGCCGAGGATCAGCGGGGAGCCTTGGCGGGCAGCGACGACGCGGTGCGGTTCGTCGACGCAGAAGACGGCGATGGCGTAGGCGCCTGTCAGGCGACGCACGGCTTGTTGCACGGTTTCGAACAGGTCGCCGGTGTACATGTGATCGACCAGGTGGGCGATGACTTCGGTATCGGTCTGGCTTTCAAAGACGTAACCCACGCTTTGCAGTTCTGTGCGCAGTTCTTCGTAATTTTCAATGATGCCGTTGTGAACCAGTGCAATGCGGTCGCGTGAAAAATGGGGATGCGCGTTGTGGGTGGCAGGTGCACCGTGTGTCGCCCAGCGGGTGTGGGCGATACCGGTAAAACCGGCGAGGTGGGTTTCGGCGACTTGCTTTTGCAATTCGGCAACGCGGGAGGTGCTGCGCGAACGTTGCAGTTTGCCGTCCATGTGTACGGCCACGCCGCAGGAGTCATAGCCGCGGTATTCGAGGCGCTTCAATCCTTCCAGCAAAATTGGAGTGACATCCTTTTGCGCCACGGCGCCGACGATTCCGCACATATGCTGCCTTTCATAATTGAGTGAGTGGGCTCATCTTAGGGCAGGCGATATGAAATAAGATTTCTAAATTTATAGA
This genomic interval carries:
- a CDS encoding LysR family transcriptional regulator; translation: MEIRHLRYFSAVAHHGSVAEASRRLNIAQPALSRQIMDLEEELKASLFVRGARGVTLTAAGQQFHKDAERLLQELEEAKERVSRITSGQLGSLRIGMTPNYTWHPALLKPLQKFRQSNPSVTLLLEPSMSARQLEDIQTGKLEGGFLAWRSDEDAHLQGFTMFRNRLLLAIPASSPMAKKPPARLKDLRDEPCIWFPRTRSPRYYDFLIHQCLMAGFSPKLVQLGSDVSTILGLVAAGMGYSIVSDASRFNCPRDVVLFEHPDLSSSYDVEFVWSDESRSPTLENFISFLRKYTME
- a CDS encoding methyl-accepting chemotaxis protein, with the protein product MFNPAKLRLHTKLRIALLSTWLGILLIGAASAYITRAALLEERKAGLVNLVDTASAVLRQFHAQAIAGQLDDAQARRQALQAMSKMTYGSNGYVTLIDDRPVVLTHPTLPKLIGQDMHDYLDARGQPLYRNMVAAGNPGGGGFVEYMVRSPDGQQQLPKITYVQGFAPWHWYVSSGTLLNDINEVVWSRLRILLLALLLIGGVLTWLLNSIFGRVLRSMGGEPDYATHISQEISTGNLTVSVQTRHGGSMLSAMAQMRESLIRIVSASQDCAREMSVMSREIVDGNMNLSARTERQAASLQQTSAAMQTLTQTVRETAENAAHASKFSTQAAHTAQDGGAIVAAVVSNMDGIARSAAQINGFVELIQGIAAQTNILAINAAIEAARAGTHGRGFAVVAQEVRALADRSGHAAQQIKQLIDASKGNIATGVSLVDDAGRIMSAVVESVTRVSQLITSIEQTTDEQKRSIEEVSLAVADINDMAQQNAALVEEAAASSATLASHSGVLMSTMAHFRVAA
- a CDS encoding alpha/beta hydrolase; translated protein: MRFIHTTILGFFFCTSLAHLAGASEVDVVNSPVPVVLHDRLSVQTASGAGDVPIRVSRNWKLEQPDITRAVIIIHGWPRRDIDADEDLQQRAGSLATDTLFVTPQFLTDVDVEAHHLSPTTLRWRERDWLQGYDARWPTPISAFSVIDQIFTRLADRRIFPHLKDVVLAGHSAGGQFVQRYAVVGHASQEIVASHIHVRYVVANPAAYLYFDDRRPQADGSFAAVSARCPTAGTWNNGLSARLPAYVRQPVEPAMLEKHYLQRDVVYLLGTADNDPNADAVGQSCTYKSQGATRLERGHAYFRYVTAAAEAAHLPQRHRLFEVPGVAHRTFAMYHSTCGLAAVFGKSDCEDALH
- the glmS gene encoding glutamine--fructose-6-phosphate transaminase (isomerizing); the protein is MCGIVGAVAQKDVTPILLEGLKRLEYRGYDSCGVAVHMDGKLQRSRSTSRVAELQKQVAETHLAGFTGIAHTRWATHGAPATHNAHPHFSRDRIALVHNGIIENYEELRTELQSVGYVFESQTDTEVIAHLVDHMYTGDLFETVQQAVRRLTGAYAIAVFCVDEPHRVVAARQGSPLILGVGDGQNFVASDAMALAGTTDQIVYLEEGDVVDLQLQRYWIVDVNGKPAEREVKTVHAFTSAVELGPYQHFMQKEIFEQPRAIADTLEGVESIMPELFGDSAHKVFKHIDSVLILACGTSYYSGLTAKYWIESIAKIPVNVEIASEYRYRDSVPNPKSLVVTISQSGETADTLAALKHARAQGMTNTLTICNVATSAMVRESQLAYITRAGVEVGVASTKAFTTQLAALFLLTLALAQTRGLLSDEQEAAHLKAMRHLPAALQSVLALEPSIAAWAEAFARKENALFLGRGLHYPIALEGALKLKEITYIHAEAYAAGELKHGPLALVTEEMPVVTIAPNDALIEKLKSNMQEVRARGGQLYVFADAGSSIVSSEGLHVIRLPEHYGLLSPILHVVPLQLLAYHTALARGTDVDKPRNLAKSVTVE